From Toxorhynchites rutilus septentrionalis strain SRP chromosome 2, ASM2978413v1, whole genome shotgun sequence, a single genomic window includes:
- the LOC129764154 gene encoding uncharacterized protein LOC129764154 translates to MDSMTISAIQAPEPIWCLERRDSGRLFWRRDASKVKFRYDVEVLEFTKHPDEDQLLITDSELKEKNERHLANMVVVCVTCVAAIAVTVVLPWFLIGSA, encoded by the exons ATGGACAGTATGACAATTTCAG CTATTCAGGCACCAGAACCGATTTGGTGCCTGGAACGGCGTGACTCGGGTCGCCTTTTCTGGCGACGGGACGCATCCAAGGTGAAATTCCGCTACGACGTGGAGGTTCTCGAATTTACCAAACACCCCGACGAGGATCAGTTGCTCATCACCGACAGCGAGTTGAAGGAGAAGAACGAACGCCACCTCGCGAACATGGTCGTGGTTTGCGTAACTTGTGTGGCAGCTATCGCAGTCACGGTTGTGCTGCCCTGGTTTCTGATCGGCTCTGCGTGA
- the LOC129766753 gene encoding uncharacterized protein LOC129766753, which yields MADLKMLTHLRGQAKAKITRIRNVVEAAAGASVIEYDAAQLKVYSRNLEGHFQECVGLHHQIVAMSPVEKIEDHDQWYLTFEEQYNETCILVERMVQSMCSTPVSNAQRVELPPIDNPRIIVQQQPLKAPIPTFDGKPEHWPRFKAMFCDVMRASTDSDCIKLYHLERSLVGAAAGIIDARTLNDNNYSHAWEILEERFENKRVIVDTHIQGLLNLQQMCSENPTELRELIDEVTRHVDGLAVLKEELVGVSERFVVNLMTAALDKETRKMWEASVPHKAIPSYEDTINFLKKRCAILERCESAPYSCPARATDPVKKPISLIKSTATITANKDATCELCAGAHHNFRCEVLRAMSVPQRQSKVRELRLCYNCLRKGHQTSSCNSTRTCQRCQGKHHTLLHLDRFPNVMSVASTDNPNPSSSDALSQLATTTCSVSDTPRLGNSLLMTAVVSVLDSNGKFYSCRAFLDCGSQANLVSSRLIDTLNIPRIPANIEIIGANDRRSTLKEMVKIEIRSMHSNFLAHLDCLVTNKITGVIPSRKFDTRVWPMPSGLPLADPTFHTPGEVDLLIGINLFFKLLMPGQLQLSDELPILQETRLGWIVAGSIDEVNQSQSIHQYCVVSSEPLSKSLERFWSLEAVESPPALTNEEKECEEIYCSTTRRNTEGRYIVQLPLKDSVSKLNNNRSLALRRFLMLEQRFKKNPEMKQQYVQFIDEYKALGHCKQISEFGDTPETLTYYLPHHAVLKPTSSSTKLRVVFDASAKYSGLSLNEILMTGPIIQDDLFSILLRFRRHRYACTADISKMYRQISVDSNQTSLQRIFWRKEPSDPLEVLELTTVTYGTSSAPFLAIRTLHQLASDELERFPTAARIVNEHFYVDDALFGADTIEDAIQYRTELTKLLNCGGFPIHKWCANEEAIIQSIPDEEREKYLTFKDADINQSIKTLGLLWDPKNDVFMFLAKSVCSLVDPPTKRRVLSEIAKLFDPLGLLSPIIMIAKVIMQQIWLSRLHWDDMIDGKLLQDWHKFRESLHQLHQIKIPRYVGVLAGNIYEIHGFADASNLAYGACIYIRAVSIESVKVSLLCSKSKIAPLKGLTIPRMELCAVLLLSRLSSKVIPALKMEFNQITYYSDSQIVLAWLKKPPNQLNLFVRNRIMEITNQTQNAQWKFIRTEHNPADVVSRGQLPSTLANNQLWWNGPPFLQNHEYHIEEPDRFPDDKLPEWKSALVSTALVCPDILQIMTDISSFRKLQRIVGYVMRFFHNSKSPRSERIHCQFLTIPELKHSMQVIVRYIQHTYLINEINALRSGEPTRRLIGLSPILNNDLLRVGGRLQNSLLPYEAKHQLVLPDKNTITESLIRALHEENLHVGPSGLISIIRQRFWLLNARNTVRKVIRSCVVCFRANPQLVQPTMGNLPEARVVPAAPFAKTGLDFAGPVFIRQGIRKTVIRKAYISLFICMTTKAIHFELVSDLSSAAFIAALHRFVARRGLIEELHSDHGTNFVGAKSELHELYLMFKEDQMRYKLNDFLQPREITWKFIPPRAPNFGGLWEAGVKSTKTHLKKILGGASLTFEEYYTVLTQIEAILNSRPLFAHSTDPTEPEAITPAHFLVGRPLTAIPEPILEEIPINRLTRWQHLQQLRDHFWRRWSKEYLNTLQSRQKWTKASKNVTPGVVVLLKEDNLPPQSWRLGKIVNVYPGIDSTVRVVDVQTSTGLYRRPVSKLAPLPIETNLSNAS from the coding sequence ATGGCGGATTTGAAAATGCTGACTCATTTGCGTGGCCAAGCGAAAGCAAAAATCACACGCATTCGTAACGTTGTCGAGGCAGCCGCTGGTGCGAGTGTGATTGAGTATGACGCCGCACAGTTAAAAGTGTATTCGCGAAATTTGGAAGGACATTTCCAAGAATGTGTGGGCCTTCATCATCAAATTGTTGCTATGTCTCCggtggaaaaaattgaagatCACGATCAATGGTACCTCACTTTTGAGGAACAATATAACGAGACGTGCATCCTCGTAGAGAGAATGGTACAATCGATGTGTTCAACCCCAGTGTCCAATGCTCAACGTGTTGAATTGCCACCAATTGATAACCCTCGCATTATCGTCCAGCAGCAACCATTGAAGGCTCCCATTCCAACCTTCGATGGTAAACCCGAACATTGGCCACGATTTAAGGCAATGTTTTGTGACGTCATGCGAGCTTCCACCGATTCCGATTGCATCAAGCTCTATCATCTGGAGCGATCGTTGGTAGGAGCTGCTGCCGGCATAATTGACGCTCGAACTTTGAATGACAACAATTATTCCCATGCATGGGAAATATTGGAGGAAAGGTTTGAGAATAAACGAGTAATCGTGGATACTCATATTCAAGGATTGCTGAACCTCCAGCAGATGTGTAGTGAGAACCCAACGGAACTGCGAGAGCTCATCGATGAAGTAACTCGACATGTCGATGGATTAGCGGTGCTGAAGGAAGAGTTAGTTGGAGTTTCTGAACGCTTTGTGGTAAATCTCATGACTGCAGCTTTAGATAAAGAAACAAGAAAGATGTGGGAAGCATCTGTTCCACACAAAGCAATTCCGTCCTACGAAGATAcaattaattttttgaagaaacgtTGTGCCATCCTCGAACGCTGCGAAAGTGCACCGTATAGCTGTCCAGCGAGAGCAACCGATCCAGTAAAGAAGCCCATCAGCTTGATTAAAAGTACAGCTACCATCACTGCGAACAAGGACGCTACCTGCGAACTGTGTGCTGGTGCACACCATAACTTCAGGTGTGAGGTTCTCCGTGCGATGTCCGTCCCGCAACGTCAATCCAAAGTAAGAGAACTGAGATTGTGTTATAATTGCCTGCGCAAAGGACATCAAACCAGCAGCTGCAACTCAACCCGAACCTGCCAACGGTGTCAAGGTAAGCACCACACACTGTTACACCTTGATAGATTTCCAAATGTCATGTCAGTTGCATCTACTGACAATCCCAATCCCTCTTCCTCTGATGCTTTGTCCCAACTTGCTACTACCACTTGCTCAGTAAGCGATACTCCACGCCTTGGAAATAGTCTGTTAATGACAGCTGTCGTTAGTGTTTTAGACAGCAATGGTAAATTCTATTCGTGCCGTGCGTTCTTAGATTGTGGATCTCAAGCTAATTTAGTATCATCTAGACTCATCGACACACTGAACATCCCACGCATTCCTGCTAATATTGAGATTATTGGAGCCAACGACAGAAGATCCACTCTGAAAGAAATGGTTAAAATTGAAATACGATCTATGCACAGCAACTTCCTAGCTCATTTGGATTGTCTTGTAACAAATAAAATAACGGGTGTGATACCTTCTCGTAAATTCGATACACGAGTTTGGCCCATGCCTTCCGGATTGCCTCTTGCTGATCCAACATTTCACACTCCCGGTGAGGTAGACCTCTTGATCGGaatcaatttgtttttcaaacttttGATGCCAGGTCAGTTGCAATTATCTGATGAACTTCCTATTCTTCAAGAGACTCGCTTGGGCTGGATTGTTGCTGGTTCTATTGATGAGGTCAATCAATCTCAGAGCATACATCAATATTGTGTAGTGTCTTCGGAACCACTTTCCAAATCTTTGGAAAGGTTTTGGTCCTTAGAAGCTGTTGAATCACCTCCAGCACTGACAAATGAAGAGAAAGAATGCGAAGAAATTTATTGTTCCACTACGCGGCGTAACACTGAAGGCCGTTACATCGTACAGTTGCCTCTGAAGGATTCAGTATCTAAGTTGAACAATAATCGCTCCCTTGCTCTTCGTCGATTTCTCATGCTTGAACAAAGATTTAAGAAAAATCCAGAGATGAAACAACAATATGTCCAATTCATTGATGAATACAAAGCTCTCGGCCATTGTAAGCAAATATCTGAGTTTGGAGATACTCCAGAAACGCTAACGTACTATCTTCCACATCATGCAGTGCTCAAACCGACGAGCTCGTCTACTAAACTTAGAGTAGTATTCGATGCTTCAGCCAAATATTCAGGTCTTTCACTCAATGAGATCTTGATGACAGGTCCGATCATCCAAGATGATCTTTTCTCGATCCTTTTGAGATTCCGTAGGCATCGTTACGCCTGTACTGCAGATATTTCAAAGATGTATCGGCAAATAAGTGTTGACAGTAATCAAACGTCGTTACAAAGAATCTTTTGGAGGAAAGAGCCATCAGATCCATTAGAGGTTCTTGAATTGACAACCGTTACTTATGGGACCTCTAGTGCTCCATTTCTCGCCATCCGAACACTCCATCAGTTAGCATCAGACGAATTAGAACGTTTTCCCACCGCTGCGAGAATTGTGAATGAACATTTTTACGTGGATGATGCTCTTTTTGGTGCTGATACTATCGAGGATGCTATTCAGTACCGTACAGAATTGACCAAACTATTGAACTGTGGAGGATTCCCGATTCATAAATGGTGTGCTAACGAAGAAGCTATAATACAATCAATACCGGATGAAGAAAGAGAGAAATATCTTACATTTAAAGACGCAGATATCAACCAGTCAATTAAAACGCTAGGATTACTATGGGATCCAAAGAACGATGTATTTATGTTCCTCGCCAAGTCCGTTTGTTCCTTAGTTGATCCACCTACAAAAAGACGTGTGCTTTCTGAAATAGCAAAGCTGTTTGACCCCCTCGGCCTGTTGTCGCCGATAATTATGATAGCCAAGGTTATAATGCAGCAGATATGGTTAAGTCGTTTGCATTGGGATGACATGATAGATGGGAAACTACTTCAAGATTGGCATAAGTTCCGTGAATCTCTGCATCAATTGCATCAAATAAAAATTCCTCGATATGTGGGCGTACTTGCAGGAAATATCTATGAAATTCATGGTTTTGCGGATGCATCCAATCTTGCATACGGCGCATGTATCTACATTCGGGCAGTGTCCATTGAAAGTGTAAAGGTTTCTCTGCTATGTAGCAAATCGAAGATAGCTCCACTTAAGGGTCTTACAATACCAAGAATGGAACTTTGTGCGGTACTTTTGCTTTCTCGGCTGTCTTCTAAGGTTATCCCCGCTCTCAAAATGGAGTTTAATCAGATTACATATTATTCAGACAGTCAAATCGTCCTTGCTTGGCTGAAAAAACCACCGAATCAGTTGAATTTATTTGTTCGGAACCGCATCATGGAGATTACCAACCAGACACAAAACGCGCAATGGAAGTTCATCCGAACAGAACATAATCCCGCAGATGTGGTATCGCGTGGACAGTTGCCCTCAACATTAGCCAACAATCAATTGTGGTGGAATGGACCGCCTTTTCTTCAGAATCACGAGTACCACATTGAAGAACCCGATCGCTTCCCAGATGATAAACTACCAGAATGGAAGTCTGCCCTGGTATCCACAGCACTTGTTTGCCCAGATATCCTCCAGATCATGACTGATATAAGCTCCTTCAGAAAATTACAAAGAATTGTTGGTTACgttatgagattttttcacaacTCGAAGTCACCCAGATCCGAACGAATCCATTGCCAATTTCTTACAATTCCTGAGTTGAAACATTCGATGCAAGTTattgtaagatatatacaacaCACGTATCTAATCAATGAAATTAATGCTTTGAGATCTGGAGAACCTACCCGAAGGCTTATTGGTCTTAGTCCTATCCTAAATAATGATCTTTTGAGAGTTGGAGGTAGATTACAAAATTCTTTGTTGCCATACGAGGCTAAACACCAGCTTGTGCTACCTGACAAAAACACCATTACGGAGTCTCTCATACGAGCTCTACACGAAGAAAATTTGCATGTTGGTCCATCGGGCTTGATTTCCATAATTCGTCAAAGATTCTGGCTCCTCAATGCTCGAAACACCGTAAGAAAGGTAATAAGATCATGTGTTGTTTGCTTTCGAGCGAATCCACAACTGGTACAGCCAACTATGGGTAACTTACCCGAAGCCCGAGTTGTTCCTGCCGCTCCTTTCGCCAAAACAGGTTTGGATTTTGCTGGTCCAGTTTTCATACGTCAAGGAATACGGAAAACAGTAATCAGAAAGGCTTATATATCTCTGTTCATTTGCATGACCACCAAGGCTATTCATTTTGAGCTCGTGTCAGATTTATCCTCAGCTGCATTCATAGCAGCGCTGCACCGTTTTGTCGCGCGACGTGGTCTCATTGAAGAGCTGCACTCCGATCACGGAACCAATTTTGTCGGCGCTAAATCTGAACTGCACGAATTATACCTCATGTTCAAGGAAGACCAGATGCGGTATAAATTGAATGATTTCCTTCAACCACGAGAGATAACATGGAAGTTCATCCCACCCCGTGCCCCAAATTTTGGAGGGTTATGGGAGGCCGGTGTAAAGAgtaccaaaacacatctcaagAAAATTCTCGGTGGCGCATCCTTGACTTTCGAAGAGTACTACACAGTTCTGACTCAGATTGAGGCGATCCTTAATTCCCGCCCTTTATTTGCTCATTCCACTGATCCCACAGAACCAGAAGCGATCACGCCCGCTCATTTCCTCGTGGGGCGTCCACTAACAGCCATTCCAGAACCTATTCTAGAAGAAATACCAATCAATCGTTTAACACGATGGCAACATCTACAGCAATTGAGAGATCATTTTTGGCGACGTTGGTCCAAAGAATATTTGAATACGTTACAGTCTCGACAAAAGTGGACTAAGGCATCGAAGAATGTAACCCCGGGAGTTGTAGTATTACTAAAAGAAGACAATTTACCACCACAATCATGGAGACTAGGAAAAATCGTGAATGTATATCCAGGAATTGATTCTACCGTCAGAGTGGTTGATGTCCAAACATCAACAGGTTTATACCGTCGTCCTGTTTCAAAACTGGCACCGCTTccaattgaaacaaatttgtCCAACGCATCTTAG